The following are from one region of the Segatella oris genome:
- a CDS encoding 30S ribosomal protein S16, whose translation MATRIRLQRGGRKGYAFYGIVIADVRAPRDGKFTEKIGTYNPNTNPATVDLNFERALYWVETGAQPTDTVRNILKNEGVYLMKHLRGGVKKGAFDEAEAQKKFDAWKENKLKGFEAIREKDAKAKKDAEKAELEAEKKVNEAIAKKVADKKAAEASAKAEAEAAQNAEAAAPAEETEAPAEA comes from the coding sequence ATGGCAACAAGAATCAGATTGCAGCGTGGCGGTCGTAAAGGCTATGCTTTTTATGGTATCGTAATCGCTGATGTTAGAGCACCACGTGATGGTAAATTTACTGAGAAGATTGGTACTTACAATCCAAACACCAATCCAGCTACTGTAGATTTGAATTTCGAACGCGCCCTTTATTGGGTTGAAACCGGTGCGCAGCCAACAGACACTGTTCGTAACATTCTTAAAAATGAAGGTGTTTATTTGATGAAACATCTTCGTGGCGGAGTGAAGAAGGGTGCCTTTGATGAGGCTGAAGCTCAGAAGAAATTCGATGCTTGGAAAGAAAACAAGCTGAAAGGTTTCGAGGCTATTCGCGAGAAGGACGCAAAGGCTAAAAAGGATGCAGAGAAAGCAGAACTTGAAGCTGAGAAGAAAGTGAACGAGGCTATCGCTAAGAAGGTAGCTGACAAGAAAGCTGCAGAAGCATCTGCTAAGGCAGAAGCTGAAGCTGCACAAAATGCCGAAGCTGCTGCTCCTGCTGAAGAGACAGAAGCTCCTGCAGAGGCGTAA
- a CDS encoding AAA family ATPase, producing the protein MAETIDIRELNIMIEQQSGFVTNLVAGMDQVIVGQKHLVDSLLISLLSDGHILLEGVPGLAKTLAIKTLAQLIDADFSRIQFTPDLLPADVIGTQIYSQKDESFHVKKGPVFANFVLADEINRAPAKVQSALLEAMQEHQVTIGEKTFSLPKPFLVMATQNPIEQEGTYQLPEAQVDRFMMKVVIDYPTLEEEKLIIKENIVGQFPTVTPVTSADEIIKAREVVNQVYIDEKIAQYIADIVFASRYPERYGLSELKDMITYGGSPRASINLAKASRAYAFIKHRGYVVPEDVRAVVHDVMRHRIGLSYEAEASNITAEEIVSKIVNKVEVP; encoded by the coding sequence ATGGCAGAAACGATAGATATTCGTGAACTGAATATAATGATTGAGCAGCAGAGTGGGTTTGTGACCAACCTTGTTGCCGGTATGGATCAAGTGATTGTAGGGCAGAAGCATCTGGTGGACTCATTGCTGATTTCACTATTGAGTGATGGACATATCCTGTTGGAAGGTGTGCCCGGATTAGCCAAAACACTTGCTATTAAAACATTGGCTCAATTGATAGATGCTGATTTCAGTCGTATACAGTTCACACCGGATCTACTTCCGGCCGATGTCATTGGTACCCAGATTTATTCTCAGAAAGATGAAAGTTTCCATGTGAAAAAGGGGCCTGTATTCGCTAATTTCGTATTGGCTGATGAAATCAACCGCGCTCCTGCAAAGGTACAGAGTGCATTGCTTGAGGCCATGCAAGAGCATCAAGTGACCATTGGTGAAAAGACATTTTCTTTGCCGAAGCCTTTCTTGGTTATGGCAACACAGAATCCGATTGAGCAGGAAGGAACCTATCAACTGCCTGAGGCACAGGTAGATCGTTTCATGATGAAAGTGGTTATTGACTATCCAACTTTAGAGGAAGAAAAGCTGATAATCAAGGAGAATATTGTTGGACAGTTCCCGACAGTGACTCCTGTGACCAGTGCAGACGAAATTATTAAGGCCCGTGAAGTGGTCAATCAGGTATATATTGATGAAAAGATTGCACAATATATTGCAGACATTGTCTTCGCAAGTCGATATCCGGAACGTTATGGCCTAAGTGAATTGAAGGATATGATTACCTATGGAGGTAGTCCACGTGCCAGCATTAATCTGGCTAAAGCAAGTCGTGCCTATGCTTTTATCAAGCATAGAGGTTATGTTGTCCCTGAGGATGTGCGTGCTGTTGTGCACGATGTGATGCGCCATCGTATCGGTCTTTCCTATGAGGCCGAGGCCAGCAATATTACTGCAGAAGAAATCGTTTCAAAGATAGTTAATAAGGTAGAAGTGCCTTGA
- a CDS encoding DUF58 domain-containing protein, with translation METSEIIKKVRKIEIKARGLSQNIFAGQYHSAFKGRGMAFSEVREYQYGDDVRDIDWNVTARFHRPYVKVFEEERELTVMLLVDVSGSLDFGTVRQTKRELVTEIAATLAFSAIQNNDKIGVIFFSDRVEKYIPPKKGRRHILYIIRELLDFKPASVRTDIGMAVSYLTRIMKRRCTAFLLSDFYTRDDFSQAMQIANSKHDMVAVQVYDPRAKTLPDIGLMKVRDAETGHEMIIDTGSAKLRQAHTQYWLEREDMLRKLFAKSKMDWTSVGTDEDFTKALMLLFKKRA, from the coding sequence ATGGAAACATCAGAGATTATAAAAAAAGTCAGGAAGATAGAAATCAAGGCTCGTGGTTTGAGTCAGAATATCTTTGCAGGACAGTATCATTCTGCCTTTAAGGGACGCGGTATGGCTTTCAGTGAAGTGAGAGAATACCAATATGGTGATGATGTACGTGATATTGACTGGAATGTTACGGCACGTTTTCATCGTCCTTATGTGAAAGTGTTTGAGGAGGAACGCGAGCTGACAGTAATGCTGTTGGTGGATGTCAGTGGTTCACTCGACTTTGGAACAGTTCGTCAGACTAAACGTGAGCTGGTTACAGAGATAGCTGCTACGTTGGCTTTCAGTGCTATTCAGAACAATGATAAGATTGGTGTAATCTTCTTTTCTGACCGCGTAGAGAAGTATATTCCACCAAAGAAAGGGCGTCGTCACATTCTTTATATAATCAGGGAATTGCTGGATTTCAAGCCTGCGAGTGTTCGTACAGACATCGGTATGGCAGTTTCTTACCTCACACGAATAATGAAACGTCGTTGTACAGCATTCCTCTTAAGTGATTTTTACACGCGTGATGATTTCAGTCAAGCAATGCAGATTGCCAATTCTAAGCATGATATGGTTGCTGTCCAAGTGTATGATCCGCGTGCCAAGACTTTGCCTGATATTGGGCTGATGAAAGTACGTGATGCAGAAACGGGACATGAAATGATTATTGATACCGGTTCTGCTAAGTTACGTCAGGCACATACTCAATATTGGTTGGAGCGTGAAGATATGTTACGTAAATTGTTTGCTAAGAGTAAGATGGACTGGACTTCAGTGGGCACGGATGAGGATTTCACGAAAGCACTGATGCTGTTATTTAAGAAAAGAGCTTAA
- a CDS encoding vWA domain-containing protein: MEFASKEYFSLLILLIPYILWYFLYRNKREPTILMSDTFAYRYAPKSWRMRLIHLPMWLRCVAFVLIVIVMARPQTHNSWDNKQVEGIDIMLAMDVSTSMLAEDLKPNRLEAAKNVASEFIADRPNDNIGLTIFAGEAFTQCPMTTDHVSLINLLQSVRTDIAARGLISDGTAVGMGLANAVSRLKDSKAKSKVVILLTDGSNNMGDISPMTSAQIARSFGIRVYTIGIGTNKVAPYPMPVAGGIQYVNIPVEIDSKTLKDIAATTEGNFYRATNNRQLKQIYKDIDQLEKSKMDVKKFSKLYEVYQPFAIGALLILLLEVILRTTVLRRIP; the protein is encoded by the coding sequence ATGGAATTTGCAAGTAAAGAATATTTCAGTTTATTGATATTGCTGATACCTTATATTCTATGGTATTTTCTTTATCGTAACAAGCGTGAGCCAACAATATTGATGAGTGACACGTTTGCCTATCGCTATGCACCGAAAAGTTGGCGAATGCGACTGATTCATCTACCGATGTGGTTGCGTTGTGTCGCCTTTGTGCTGATAGTCATAGTCATGGCTCGTCCACAGACTCATAACTCATGGGATAATAAACAGGTAGAAGGTATTGATATTATGCTGGCTATGGATGTTTCAACTTCAATGTTGGCCGAGGATTTGAAACCTAATCGGTTAGAAGCAGCTAAGAATGTAGCTTCAGAATTTATTGCAGACAGACCTAATGATAATATTGGCTTGACGATCTTTGCGGGGGAAGCTTTTACGCAATGTCCGATGACCACAGATCATGTATCGCTCATCAATCTGTTACAGAGTGTCAGAACGGATATCGCTGCTCGTGGTTTGATTTCTGATGGAACAGCTGTTGGTATGGGCTTGGCCAATGCGGTAAGCCGATTGAAAGATTCTAAGGCCAAGAGTAAGGTTGTTATTCTTTTGACCGATGGTAGTAATAATATGGGAGATATTTCACCAATGACCAGTGCGCAGATTGCCCGAAGTTTTGGAATACGTGTCTATACAATCGGTATTGGTACGAATAAGGTAGCACCTTATCCGATGCCTGTAGCAGGGGGAATACAATATGTGAATATTCCTGTAGAGATAGACAGTAAGACGCTGAAAGATATCGCTGCAACAACGGAAGGTAATTTTTATCGAGCAACAAATAATCGGCAGTTAAAACAAATCTATAAGGATATTGATCAGCTTGAAAAGAGCAAGATGGATGTAAAGAAATTCTCGAAACTTTATGAAGTTTATCAGCCGTTTGCCATTGGTGCATTATTGATTTTATTGTTGGAGGTAATCCTTCGAACAACAGTGTTGAGAAGAATTCCATAA
- a CDS encoding vWA domain-containing protein: protein MLRFEDPTYLWLLLVIPILAMMRFGVWRQRKKKLQRFGNPVLLKEMMPDVSKYRPTIKFWLLLSAMAILILMIARPQAGTKISHDKRNGIEVIIALDISNSMLAEDVTPSRLEKSKLLIENLVDHFTNDKVGLVVFAGDAFVQLPITSDYVSAKMFLQNIKPSLIATQGTDLARAIELSQNSFMQRDNIGKAIIVITDGEDHEGGALEAAKAAHKKGSNVFILGIGDPKGTPIPDGEGGYMKDNKGQTVMSALNEQMCQQIAQAGSGTYIHVDNTNDAQEKLNAELSKLQSGMTDGVIYSEYSEQFQAFGIILLLLLIVEVILQESKNPKFKNIKLFRRREA, encoded by the coding sequence ATGTTGAGATTTGAAGACCCTACATATTTATGGTTATTGCTTGTCATTCCAATTCTGGCTATGATGAGATTTGGTGTCTGGCGACAGCGGAAAAAGAAATTACAGCGTTTTGGTAATCCGGTGTTATTGAAAGAAATGATGCCCGATGTATCCAAGTATCGGCCTACTATAAAGTTTTGGCTGTTGCTTTCAGCTATGGCTATTTTAATACTAATGATAGCTCGCCCGCAGGCAGGAACAAAGATTTCTCATGACAAACGAAATGGCATAGAGGTTATTATCGCTCTGGATATCAGTAATTCGATGCTGGCTGAAGATGTTACACCTTCGCGATTAGAGAAAAGCAAACTGTTAATAGAAAATCTTGTTGATCATTTTACAAATGACAAAGTTGGATTAGTGGTGTTTGCAGGTGATGCATTTGTTCAGCTTCCAATAACGAGTGATTATGTTTCTGCTAAAATGTTCTTGCAGAATATCAAACCTTCTTTGATTGCTACTCAAGGAACAGACTTGGCACGTGCTATTGAGTTGAGTCAGAATAGTTTTATGCAGAGGGATAATATTGGTAAGGCTATTATCGTCATCACAGATGGTGAAGACCATGAAGGAGGAGCGCTTGAGGCGGCAAAAGCTGCGCATAAGAAAGGCTCAAATGTCTTTATCCTTGGAATTGGTGATCCTAAAGGAACTCCAATTCCTGATGGAGAAGGTGGATATATGAAAGACAACAAAGGACAGACTGTGATGTCAGCACTCAATGAGCAGATGTGTCAACAGATTGCTCAGGCTGGCAGCGGTACTTATATTCATGTAGACAATACTAATGATGCGCAGGAAAAACTGAATGCAGAATTGTCGAAGTTGCAGTCGGGAATGACCGATGGTGTTATTTATAGTGAATATAGCGAACAGTTCCAAGCCTTTGGAATAATTTTGTTATTGCTATTAATAGTTGAAGTTATCTTGCAGGAATCGAAGAATCCAAAGTTCAAGAATATTAAATTATTTAGAAGAAGAGAGGCATGA
- a CDS encoding tetratricopeptide repeat protein, whose translation MKYYQYMVLLIACMLTGITYAQTDRQFIRNGNKLFHSQNFVKAEVEYRKAVSKNPKNFQALYNLGTALLMQQKDSAATDILQRAGKQETSKIRKAQSYHNIGYICQHHQMYAEAIQAYKEALRNNPADSETRYNLALCKKLLKNKPQDKKQQNKKDKNKKEDNKDKQQKQKKQSKEEQQDTKDRMSKENAEQLLKAAIQDEKVTQQRISKAIQQSGNRKLQKNW comes from the coding sequence ATGAAATATTATCAATATATGGTTCTGCTGATTGCCTGTATGCTGACTGGGATTACCTATGCACAGACTGACCGGCAGTTTATCCGAAATGGTAATAAACTGTTTCACAGTCAGAATTTTGTCAAGGCTGAAGTTGAATATCGTAAAGCAGTTTCTAAAAATCCTAAAAATTTCCAAGCACTTTATAATCTTGGTACAGCTTTGTTGATGCAGCAAAAAGACTCTGCTGCAACTGATATATTACAAAGAGCAGGAAAACAAGAAACGAGTAAAATACGTAAAGCACAGAGTTATCACAATATTGGTTATATTTGTCAGCATCACCAAATGTATGCAGAAGCTATTCAGGCTTATAAGGAAGCTTTGCGTAATAATCCGGCAGATAGTGAAACGCGTTATAATCTTGCCCTGTGTAAGAAGTTATTGAAGAATAAACCTCAAGATAAAAAGCAACAGAACAAAAAAGATAAAAACAAAAAGGAAGATAATAAGGACAAACAGCAAAAACAAAAGAAGCAAAGTAAGGAGGAACAACAAGATACTAAAGACCGCATGAGCAAAGAAAATGCAGAGCAGTTGCTCAAAGCTGCCATACAAGATGAGAAAGTAACACAGCAACGTATATCAAAAGCAATACAACAGTCTGGCAATCGTAAGTTGCAGAAAAATTGGTAA
- a CDS encoding BatD family protein has translation MNRYFKFFVFFLLLVVCSNKAVAQRVTVEVPTKVSVGENFRLSYIVNTQDVEDFRAGNIPSGIEVIAGPYTSRQSSYQMVNGHTSSSSSITFTYTLYATKQGTYTIPAANAIINGRKIASRSVLVTVVGNAHGANRVAGQSGDDAGLRSTGSHISGNDLFIRVSANKQRVHEQEPIMLTYKVYTLVELTQLKGDMPELTGFHTQEVKLPQQKSFHVERVNGRAYRCVTWSQYVMYPQMTGKLTIPSITFKGIVVQQNRNIDPFEAFFNGGSGYVEVKKEIKAPSLTIQVDPLPNRPLNFSGGVGIFNISAQLNKKEVKSGEPLNLRIVVGGIGNLKLIKQPEVVFPKDFEKYDVKITDKTHLTANGVEGNIIYDFLVVPQNQGEYKIPEVAFTYYDTSIHSYRTIKTQSFHIAVAKGNGNHNSEADYSQKDNDIHDLMEGDIGQRSLNDFFFGSVAYYMLLLLPMVSFVILLIVFRKRALEMTDMVKQRGRRANKVAVKRLHYANKLMQEGKSNDFYDEVLRALWGYVGDKLNMPVEKISRDNISDNLSAHTVDIHTIHTFIEALDECEFERYAPGDVAGNMNKTFESAIIAITEIERIFNKRKY, from the coding sequence ATGAATAGATATTTCAAATTCTTTGTATTCTTTTTATTGCTTGTTGTATGTAGCAATAAAGCGGTTGCCCAACGTGTGACAGTGGAAGTTCCAACGAAAGTTTCTGTTGGAGAAAATTTTAGGTTATCGTATATTGTCAATACACAAGATGTAGAAGATTTCAGGGCAGGTAATATTCCTTCGGGAATTGAAGTTATTGCAGGTCCTTATACGTCTCGGCAATCAAGTTATCAGATGGTAAATGGACACACAAGTTCGTCTTCATCTATAACTTTTACTTATACTTTGTATGCGACTAAACAAGGAACTTATACAATTCCTGCAGCCAATGCTATAATTAATGGTAGAAAAATTGCTTCACGTTCGGTATTGGTAACTGTTGTTGGTAATGCTCATGGAGCTAATAGAGTTGCTGGACAGAGTGGAGATGATGCAGGTCTTCGTTCTACAGGTTCACATATATCGGGCAATGATTTGTTTATCCGTGTCAGTGCAAACAAGCAGAGAGTACATGAGCAGGAACCGATAATGTTAACCTATAAAGTTTATACTTTGGTTGAATTGACACAGTTGAAGGGAGATATGCCAGAATTGACAGGTTTCCATACACAGGAAGTAAAGCTGCCTCAGCAAAAAAGTTTCCATGTCGAGCGCGTTAATGGACGAGCTTATCGTTGTGTTACATGGAGTCAGTATGTTATGTATCCTCAGATGACGGGCAAGTTAACTATTCCAAGTATTACTTTCAAGGGTATAGTAGTGCAACAAAACCGAAATATTGATCCTTTCGAAGCATTCTTTAATGGAGGTTCAGGTTATGTGGAGGTGAAAAAGGAGATTAAGGCACCAAGTCTGACAATACAAGTAGATCCTTTGCCTAATCGTCCTTTGAATTTCTCTGGTGGTGTAGGTATATTCAATATTTCAGCACAACTTAATAAGAAAGAAGTAAAGAGTGGTGAGCCATTGAACCTACGTATTGTTGTTGGTGGTATTGGTAACCTCAAATTAATAAAACAGCCTGAAGTTGTTTTCCCGAAAGATTTTGAGAAGTATGATGTGAAGATTACGGATAAAACGCATCTTACAGCCAATGGAGTTGAAGGTAATATCATCTATGACTTTCTTGTAGTTCCACAGAATCAAGGGGAATATAAAATACCAGAGGTGGCATTTACTTATTATGATACGTCTATTCATAGTTATAGGACAATTAAGACACAATCATTTCATATAGCAGTTGCTAAGGGTAATGGAAATCATAACAGTGAGGCTGATTATTCACAGAAGGACAATGATATCCATGATCTGATGGAGGGGGATATAGGACAGAGGAGTCTTAACGATTTCTTCTTTGGTTCGGTTGCCTACTATATGTTGCTGCTTTTACCGATGGTCTCTTTTGTTATTCTGCTTATAGTATTTCGTAAACGTGCATTGGAAATGACAGATATGGTCAAACAGCGCGGTAGGCGTGCAAATAAAGTTGCTGTTAAACGATTGCATTATGCAAATAAGCTTATGCAGGAGGGAAAATCAAATGATTTCTATGATGAAGTCCTACGGGCTTTGTGGGGATATGTAGGTGACAAACTTAATATGCCTGTAGAGAAGATTTCGCGTGATAACATTTCTGATAATTTGTCAGCACATACTGTTGATATACATACGATTCATACATTTATCGAAGCGCTTGATGAATGTGAATTTGAGCGTTATGCTCCAGGAGATGTTGCTGGCAATATGAATAAGACCTTTGAGTCTGCCATTATTGCCATTACAGAGATAGAACGTATTTTCAATAAGAGGAAATATTGA
- a CDS encoding tetratricopeptide repeat protein, with product MENKMKHYIIQIFLLFTCCFFAIPVEAVTKAEADKAYQEKKYQQAIKDYESLLHSGVSASLYYNLGNAYYRTDNITKAILNYERAALLEPGNSDIRFNLQFARSKTIDKFSEPDEMFFITWYKAIVNFTSVDGWATFSIITITLALIGFLVYLFVNRIALRKVGFFVSLVCLLLFVLSIFFAIQQRVAFENRNGAIIIVPTVSLKKTPVKNSVDVVVVHEGTKVNIIDRGIRGWYNVRLSDGHEGWLSVSSVERI from the coding sequence TTGGAAAATAAAATGAAACATTATATAATACAAATCTTTTTGCTATTTACCTGTTGTTTTTTTGCCATCCCTGTTGAAGCTGTAACCAAGGCTGAAGCTGATAAAGCCTATCAGGAGAAGAAATATCAACAGGCAATCAAAGACTATGAAAGTCTGCTACATTCAGGTGTAAGTGCCTCACTTTATTATAATTTGGGTAATGCTTATTATCGAACAGATAATATTACGAAAGCTATTCTGAATTATGAACGAGCAGCTCTGCTTGAACCGGGAAACAGTGATATCAGGTTCAACCTGCAATTTGCTCGTAGTAAGACGATTGATAAGTTCTCTGAACCTGATGAGATGTTTTTTATTACCTGGTATAAGGCTATAGTGAATTTCACGAGTGTTGATGGTTGGGCAACTTTCAGTATTATCACAATTACTTTAGCTCTCATAGGGTTCTTGGTTTATTTGTTTGTCAACCGTATTGCATTGAGGAAAGTTGGATTTTTTGTGTCTTTGGTATGTTTATTACTCTTTGTTTTAAGCATTTTCTTTGCCATTCAACAAAGGGTGGCTTTTGAAAATCGTAATGGTGCTATTATTATTGTTCCAACAGTCAGCCTCAAGAAAACTCCAGTCAAAAATAGTGTAGATGTAGTTGTTGTTCATGAAGGAACGAAAGTCAATATAATAGATAGAGGTATAAGGGGCTGGTATAATGTTCGTTTATCTGATGGTCATGAAGGTTGGCTGTCTGTTTCAAGTGTGGAAAGAATTTAA
- a CDS encoding phosphatase PAP2 family protein translates to MDIASLLELDRHILFAINGCDNLMLNGVMVTLTNAWLWLPLYLALFYIVVKNNETMGQIVLVVSACLVAVALASGVDNLLVKPWIARLRPCNAPGIKYFINTVIWMGKEQYSFFSAHAANTFAVAIFFAFLVRSRLLNIGLFLWALLNGYTRIYLGVHYPSDVLVGALWGILCGSIAYWFYSYVYFKSNPHVNYVSSQYTSTGYNRSDIDAVLVYLTLLLIVSCIVGTFVYL, encoded by the coding sequence TTGGATATAGCAAGTCTTTTAGAGTTAGATAGACACATTCTGTTTGCAATCAATGGATGTGACAATCTGATGTTGAATGGTGTCATGGTCACGCTTACAAATGCTTGGCTTTGGCTCCCATTATATCTGGCATTATTTTATATCGTTGTTAAGAATAATGAAACGATGGGGCAGATTGTGCTTGTTGTGTCAGCTTGCCTTGTTGCTGTAGCTTTGGCAAGTGGTGTTGACAATCTTTTGGTAAAGCCATGGATTGCTCGTTTAAGACCTTGTAATGCTCCAGGGATAAAGTATTTCATCAATACAGTTATTTGGATGGGTAAGGAACAATACAGTTTTTTCTCTGCTCACGCTGCCAATACCTTTGCTGTAGCAATATTCTTTGCTTTCTTAGTGAGAAGTCGTCTATTAAATATCGGTCTGTTTTTATGGGCTTTATTAAATGGTTACACTCGGATTTATCTTGGAGTTCATTATCCATCAGATGTATTAGTCGGTGCACTTTGGGGCATCTTGTGTGGCTCTATAGCTTATTGGTTCTATAGTTATGTCTATTTTAAAAGTAATCCTCATGTGAATTATGTCTCCAGCCAGTATACATCAACAGGGTATAATCGTTCGGATATTGATGCTGTTTTAGTATATCTTACTCTGTTGTTAATTGTTAGCTGTATAGTAGGGACCTTTGTATATTTATAA
- a CDS encoding S-adenosylmethionine:tRNA ribosyltransferase-isomerase, which produces METKHIKISEYDYVLPDERIAKFPLPQRDHSKLLIYEHGKVSDDVFFNLPKYLPQHALMVYNNTRVIQARMHFRKETGALIEVFLMEPAAPTDYELMFQTKGQCSWLCMIGNLKKWKEGSLKRDFDIKGEHLTLSVLLNYEKSAHSATGTNYWVDFSWDNANINFAEILEVVGELPIPPYLNRETEESDKLTYQTVYSKIKGSVAAPTAGLHFTDDVLRAIEARGIEREEVTLHVGAGTFKPVKSKEIYGHEMHTEYIVVHRHTLVNLIKYECKAIAVGTTSVRTLESLYYMGVKLENNPDATEEELHVSQWEPYEKEREGGLINGITPVHAIQNLIDWLDKAGVDVLHSSTQILIAPGYEYKIVKMLVTNFHQPQSTLLLLVSAFVKGDWRKIYDYALANNFRFLSYGDSSLLIP; this is translated from the coding sequence ATGGAAACAAAACATATAAAGATTAGTGAATACGACTATGTATTGCCTGATGAGCGGATAGCAAAATTTCCTTTGCCACAGCGCGATCATAGTAAGCTGTTGATTTATGAACACGGAAAAGTGAGTGATGATGTTTTTTTCAACTTACCGAAATATCTGCCACAACATGCTTTGATGGTTTATAACAATACGCGGGTTATTCAGGCACGTATGCATTTTCGTAAGGAGACAGGAGCACTCATTGAGGTGTTTTTAATGGAACCTGCAGCTCCGACAGATTATGAATTAATGTTTCAAACGAAGGGACAATGTTCTTGGCTATGTATGATAGGGAATCTCAAGAAGTGGAAAGAAGGTTCTTTGAAACGGGACTTTGATATAAAAGGGGAGCATCTTACACTTTCTGTACTGTTGAACTATGAGAAGAGTGCACATAGTGCTACAGGAACTAACTATTGGGTAGACTTTTCTTGGGATAATGCAAATATCAACTTTGCTGAAATCCTTGAAGTTGTAGGTGAATTACCAATCCCTCCTTATTTGAATCGTGAAACCGAAGAAAGCGATAAGTTAACCTATCAAACGGTTTATAGCAAGATAAAGGGTAGTGTAGCTGCACCTACGGCTGGACTTCATTTCACGGATGATGTGTTACGGGCAATAGAGGCTCGTGGGATTGAGCGTGAGGAAGTTACCTTACATGTAGGGGCTGGAACTTTCAAGCCCGTTAAGAGCAAGGAAATTTATGGGCATGAAATGCATACCGAATATATTGTAGTTCACCGTCATACGTTGGTAAATCTTATTAAGTATGAGTGTAAAGCTATTGCTGTAGGAACAACGAGTGTGAGGACTTTGGAAAGTCTTTATTACATGGGAGTCAAGTTAGAGAATAATCCTGACGCTACAGAAGAAGAATTACATGTAAGCCAGTGGGAACCTTATGAGAAAGAGCGTGAAGGTGGGCTGATAAATGGTATTACACCAGTCCATGCCATTCAAAATCTTATCGATTGGCTTGACAAAGCAGGTGTAGATGTTTTACATAGTAGCACGCAGATACTCATAGCTCCAGGCTATGAATATAAGATTGTAAAGATGCTTGTTACTAATTTTCATCAACCTCAGAGCACATTGCTGCTTCTTGTAAGTGCTTTTGTTAAGGGAGATTGGAGAAAAATCTATGACTACGCCTTGGCTAATAACTTCCGATTCCTTAGTTATGGTGATAGCTCGTTGCTTATCCCCTAA